A region of the Halosolutus amylolyticus genome:
CGATCATCCCGGGGATACAGAAGCCACACTGGACCGCGAAGTGATCGACGAACGCCTGCTGGATCGGGTGGAGGTCGTCCTGCGTGCCCAGTCCCTCGATCGTCACGATCGTCGCGCCGTCGACGTCCCCGACGGTCGTCCCGCAGGCCATCCGGGCCTCGCCGTCGATGAGCACCTTCGAGGCACCGCAGACGCCGCCGTCACAGCCGCACTTCACGCCGGTGTACCCCTCGCGTCGCAGGACCGTCGCGAGGTCTTCCTCGGGCGCTGCGTCGATACTCGTCGGGTCGCCGTTGACGGTCAGGCTGAACTGCACAGTGATCCCTCCTGTAAGCGTATCACTAGCATACGTCTCGTAGTGTAAGATGCGAGACAGCGATACATATATTTATGGTTGCCACAGGGGCTGACGACTCGATCGATCGCGGCGGTCGATTTCGCCGCCGCTCACCGGGAGGGCGTCCTGAAAACGCGACCGCCGCGGTCGATCAGTCGTTCGACGCGATCGCTTCGATCTCGACCCCGACGCCCTTTGGCAGGTTCGCCACCTCGACGGCGCTCCGGGCCGGGGGCTCCGCGTCGAAGAACTCGGCGTAGGTCTCGTTCATCTCGTCGAAAGTCTCGATGTCGTCGAGGAAGACGGTCACTTTGAGGACGTCGCTCATCTCGAGGCCTTCCTCGGCCAGGACGGCTTCGACGTTGCCGAGCGCCTGTTCAGTCTGGACGGCGATCGACTCGTCGTCGAGCAACTCCCCGTCGGCAGTCATGGGAATCTGTCCGGCCGTGAACGTGACGTCGCCGGTGGTCGTCGCCTGGCTGTAGGCACCGACTGCGGCCGGTGCGTCGTCGGTACTGATCACGCGCTTCATACGCGTCGATACCCGTCCGACCGCTTAAACGTTGTTCAGGTCGGGGTGTCCGCGTGCGTTCACCCCGTTCTCCGGTCGTCGTCACTTGGTCCGTTTCCTGAGTCGATCCGGTCGCAACAGCCGTGTGCCACGGACCGATCGTCGTGTGCCACAACGGGCGAAACGGGTGTGCGAACGTGGGTGTCGGGGCGTCGATCAGGGAAAATTATATGATGGTATGGTGTAGCATGGCGTATATGTCAGATTCGACCGGTACGCAGTCCTGGCTGGGGGAGTACTTCGGATTCGAGGAGCACGGGACCGATTTGCGGACGGAACTGATCGCGGGAGCGACGACGTTCCTGACGATGTCGTATATCATCATCGTGAATCCCGCGATCCTCTCCGAGGCGATCCGGATCGAGGGCTACTCGCAACAGGAGGTGTTCCAGATGATCGCCATCGCGACCATTCTGGCGTCCGCCGTCGCCATCCTGGTGATGGCGTTTTACGCGAATCGACCGTTCGGATTGGCTCCGGGGATGGGGTTGAACGCGTACTTCGCGTTCACGGTCGTAATACTGCTCGGCATCCCGTGGCAGACGGCGCTTGCGGCCGTCTTCGTCGAGGGCGTGATCTTCATGGCCCTGACGTATTTCGGCGCGAGACGGTACGTCATCGAACTGTTCCCGGCACCGGTCAAGTTCGCCGTCGGTGCGGGGATCGGCCTGTTCCTGCTGTTGCTCGGCCTCATCGAGATGAACGTCATCGTCCAGTACGAGGCGACGCTGGTCCAGTTGAACGACGTCGCGACGGATCCCGTCGCACTCGTCGCGCTCGCGGGACTCGCGTTCACGTTCATCCTGTACGCACGCGACATTACCGGCGCCATCATCATCGGGATCGTCACGACCGCGATCGCGGGCTGGGGGCTCACGCTCGGCGGCGTCGTCGATCGGGGCGTCCTCGCACCGGCACAACTCGCCTCGCCGCAGTACGACATCACGCCGCTGGCCGGGGCCTTCCTCGACGGCTTCGGGCAGATCGAGCCGGCGACGTTCGTCCTGGTCGTGTTCACGTTCTTCTTCGTCGACTTCTTCGACACTGCGGGGACGCTGATCGGCGTCTCGCAGTTCGGGGGCTTCCTCGACGAGGACGGTGACCTCCCGGAGATGGAGAAGCCGCTGATGGCCGACGCGGTCGGCACGACGTTCGGGGCGATGGTCGGCACCTCGACGGTGACGACGTTCATCGAGAGTTCGACCGGGATCGAAGAGGGCGGGCGAACGGGAATGACGGCGCTCACGGTCGGCGGCCTGTTCTTGCTCTCGCTCGTGGCCGTGCCGCTGATCGCCGCGATCCCGCAGTACGCGTCGTACCTCGCGCTCGTGGTCGTCGGGATCATCATGCTTCAGGGCGTGACGGACATCGACTGGGAGAACCCGGCCTGGCTCATCTCGGGCGGACTCACCATCACCGTCATGCCGCTGACGGCCTCGATCGCCAACGGACTGGCGGCGGGGATCATCAGCTATCCGGTCATCAAGACGACGATGGGGGAAACGGGAGACGTCCGCCCCGGGCAGTGGGTCCTGGCCGCGGCGTTCGTGCTCTACTACTACGTCTCGGCGGGCGGCGTGATATCCGGAACCTGAGGACCGATTTCGAACTGTGGGCTTCGCACGACCCGCACCGCACAAATACGCCGTCTTAATACGGATTCTCCATTTTCGGTGGACGACTGTGGTAATACTCGGGAGTGGTGTTGCCAAATGTGGATGTAACAAAGAATTTATCACTCCCCAGGGAGATTTGTACCTTGTTATCCCATGTCATCCAACGATGGGTCCATCGAACTGGCGTACGAGTTAGAAGAGAAACCGCCGACGCTCAAGGCGATCTTCCTCGGCTTACAACACGTCTCGGCGATGTTCGTTCCGACGATCGCCGTGGCCATCATCGTCGCCGGAGCGATCGGGGTCGGGGCCGCCGACACGACCTATCTGATCCAGATGGTGCTGATATTCTCCGGGCTGGCGACGCTCTTGCAGGTGTTCCCGATCGGTCCGGTCGGGGCGCGCCTCCCCATCGTCATGGGGTCGAGTTTCGCGTTCGTCGGTGCGGCGATCTCGATCGGCGGACAGTACGGTCTCGACGCCGTCTTCGGTGCGATCGTCATCGCGGCGCTCGTCGAGATCCTCATCGGCTGGCAGTACAAGCGAGTCAAACAGCTGTTCCCGCCGCTCGTAACGGGCCTCATCGTGATGATCATCGGCCTCTACCTGATCCCGGTCGGAATGGACTACGTGGCCGGCGGCGCCGAAGCCCCCGACTACGGCGCGCCGTATCACCTCGGACTCGCCGGGCTGGTCCTGGCGATCACCGTCGGGATGAACCTCTTCATGGAGGGCATCTGGCGCATCCTCAGCATTCTCATCGGGATCGTCGTCGGCTACGTCGCGGCCGTCGCCATCGGCATCGTCGACTTCACGGCAGTCGCGGAAGCGAGCTGGTTCGCGCTCCCGATTCCCGGTCGATTCGGGTTCGCGTTCGAACCGATCGCCATCCTGACGTTCACCGCGATCCACATCACGGCGGCGATCGAGTCGATCGGCGACATGTCCGGCATCACGGCCGCGGAAGGACGGAACCCGGACGACTCGGAGATCCGCGGCGGCCTGTTCGTCGACGGCATCGGGAGTTCGATCGGGGCCATCTTCGGGGCGTTCCCGCTGACGACGTTCTCGCAGAACGTCGGCATCATCAACTTCACTGGCGTTATGAGCCGGTACGTGGTTGGCGTCGGCGGCGTCGTGCTGTTGTTGCTCGGATTCATTCCCAAGGTCAGCGCCGTCGTCGCGACGATTCCCGACTCCGTCCTCGGTGGTGCGGTGCTCGTCATGTTCGGGATGGTGATGGCGAGCGGTCTGCGGCTCATCTTCCTGAACGAGCGCATGAACCGGCGGAACATGGTCATCATCGCCGTCTCGATCGGACTCGGCCTCGGCGTCGAGGTGCGACCCGAGATATTCGAGGCGATGCCGGAGGGCGTCGACATCTTCTTCGGCAACGCGGTCATCATGACCGCCTTCGCGGCGGTGCTCCTCAACTCGCTCGTCCCGCGCCCGGACGGCGACTACGAGATGGGCCTCGAAGAACCGGTCGACGGCGACGATCCGTCACCCGCCGACCCGACCGTCGTCCAGGAGGACTGACGGAGACGACATATGGCCACCGAATGGACGTTCACGCGGCCCGCGCACGGGCCGACTCCGATCGATCGCCCGGCCGATCGGGTGTCGGCCGCGACGGCCAGCGGGCGGACCGCCACTGCTGGAGGTGACGAATGACTCGCGTCGACACGCTCGTTCGCGGGACGCTCGTCAACGTCAACACGGCCACGCTCGAGGACCGCGCGATCGCGATCGACGACGGGGAGGTCGTGGCGCTCGAGGAGCGGCCGGCGGATCGCGAACTGGAGGCCGAGTACGTCGCCCCGGGACTGATCGACGCGCACAAGCACGTCGAATCGAGCATGGTCACGGTACCCCAGTACGGCGACGCGATGGTGCCTCGCGGGGTGACGAGCGTCGTCCACGACCCCCATGAGATCGCGAACGTCCTCGGCGCGGCGGGCGTCCGGGCCGTCTTCGAGGACGCGACGAAGACGCCGCTGAAGGTCCGGTTCAGCGTCCCCTCGAGCGTTCCGGCGTCGAGCCTGCAGGACGGCGGTGCCACGCTCGACGCGGACGACGTCGTGGCGTTGCTCGATCACGAACACGTCGTCGCGCTCGGCGAGGTGATGGACCTCCCCGCGCTCGTGTCGGGCGAGACGGACCTGCACGCGAAGATCCGGGCCGCCCGGGAGCGCGGGTTGACCGTCGACGGGCACCTGCCCCGGGTGACCGGATCGGACCTGCAGGAAGCCGCGCGCTACCTCGACACCGACCACGAGAGCATCACCGAGGCCGAGGCGCGCGAGAAAGTCGATCTCGGGTTCCGGGTCTACCTGCGCGAGGGGTCGTCGTCGAAGAACCTCGCCGACCTCGTCGGCCTCGTCGACGAGGTTCCCACGCGTCGGCTGTCGCTGTGTTCGGACGATCGAGACGTGGTCGACCTGGTCGAGAACGGCGGCGTCGACTTCGCGGTGCGCAAGGCGATCGACCTGGGCGTCGACCCGGTCGAAGCCGTGCAGATGGCGACGCTCAACACGGCCGAGGCCTACGACCTCCCGTTCGGCCGGATCGAACCCGGCGCGCCGGCCGACCTGGTGTTGCTCGACGATCTCGAGACGTGGGCCGTCGAGCACGTGCTCGTCGACGGGAATCTCGATCCCACGCGTACCGATCGCGACCCGCCGTCGACCGCGCTCTCGACGGGGACCGTCGACTTCGATCCGATCACGGGACGGGACCTGGCGCTCGAGGCCCCGGACTCGTCGACCGAACGCGCCGACGTCCGGGTGATCGACCTCACCGGGGGGATCCAGACCGGCCGCGCGGAGGCGTCCCTGCCGATCGTCGACGGCGCGATCGAACCGCGTCCCGACGACGACGTGCTCTCGATCGCGGTCGTCGAGCGCCACGGTCGCGACGGCGGGATCGGTCGCGGCTTCGTCCGCGGACTCGGCCTCGAGCGGGGCGCGATCGGGTCGACGGTCGCCCACGACGCACACAACTGCGTCGTCGCGGGGACGTCCGTCGACGCGATGGCGCAGGTCGCGAACCACCTCCGGGACGTCGACGGCGGCATCGCCGTCTCCGATCCGGACCGGGACGGCGAGGGGATCGCGGCGGTTCCCCTGCCCGTCGCTGGCCTGATGTCCGACCGGCCGTTGACGGTCGTCTGCGACCAGTTCGAGACGGTGATCGATCGCACCGAGGACCTCGGACTCGATCGGCACGGACTGATGACCCTCTCGTTCCTCGCGCTCGAGGTGATCCCCGAGTACCGGCTGACGAACCGGGGGCTGGTCGACGTCGAGCGCTGGGAGCACGTCGACGTCGTGATCGAGTGACTGGCGACTCCCGGCCGGCGTCTCCGGACCCGCCCAGCCACCGAACGGCCCGTCCGCCTGCGGCCACCCTGCCGATCGACCCGTCCGCTCGCGGTTTTGTGCCATGCTAACTCTTATTATCGCTCTCTGCCAACGTATCGGACATGATCCACGTCGGGTTCTTGCTCACCGGCGGTCCCTTCGACAGCGAACGGTGGCGCACCGCCTACGAACTCGGGCGGGCGGCGCTCGACGCCGGGCACGCGGTCACGTACTTTCACTATCTCGACGGCGCGTACGTCCCCGTCGCCGACCAGCACCTCCCCGACTGCTCGGACGCGGGGCTGTACGACCAGATGCCGACCGAGAAGTTCCAGGAACTGATCGCCGACGGCGCAGAGGTGATCTGCTGTGGGCTCTGTGTCAACGCGCGCGGGATCGACGCCGAGACCGACTACCCGGACGGCGTCGAGGTCGGCCTGCTCCCGGATCTCGCGGACACGATCGGCGAGGCCGACAGGGTGATCTCGCTATGAAGCGCGACGTCGTCGTCATGCTCACCCGGGCCCCGTACGGCCGGGTCCACGTGCCCGAAGGGCTCCGGGCCGCACGCGGCGTCGCGGCCGGCTTCGATCGCCACGACGTCTCGGTCGTGTTCACCCAGGACGGCGTCTACGCCGCTCGCGAGGCGATCGATCGGGACGCGCTCAACATGGCGGGCCACCTCGCCGATCTGGACGCGGAGGACGGCGACCTGTTCGTCGACGCGGCCTCGATGCGGAAACGGGACGTCACGGGCGACGAGATCGCCCCCGACGTCAGTGTCCGATCGGGCGAGGAGGTCGCATCGATGATCGAACGCGCGGACCACACGCTGGACTTCTGACAATGCTCTACCTGATCGACGAACCGATGGCCGAGATCGGCTGTCGAACGGCAGCGACCGACGGCGACGGCATCGTCGTCCTGATACAGGACGGCGTCCTGCTCGATCCGGACCTCGACGTACCGACCCTCGCGGTCGAACGGGACGTCGAGATGCGCGGGGTGACTCTCCCCGAGCGGATCGACACCGTCACGTACGACGAACTGATCGAACTCGTGGTCGACCACGAGGTGACGAGTTTCGTATGACGCTGTTCGACCGCCTCGACGACCTCGTCGAGCGGGGCCGACCGGCCGCGATGCTGACGATCGTCGACAAGGACGGCAGCGCGCCGCGGGACGTGGGCGCGAAGATGCTCGTGACCGCGGACGACGAGTACGGCACGATCGGCGGCGGGACGGTCGAAGGGCTCGCCGTCGACGAAGCCCGCGAGGTGCTCCGCGGCGACGCGGAACCGGGGGTCCGAACGTACGAACTGCGCCCCGGCGGCAACACCGGCATGGTCTGTGGCGGCTCGATGGACGTCTTCGTCGATCGGATCCGCGGTCGCTCCCGGCTCTACGTCGCCGGCGGCGGTCACATCGCGGTCGAACTCGCCGCGATGGGCGAGCGACTCGGCTACGACGTCACGGTCGTCGACGATCGCGAGGGGTACGCGGACCCGGAGCGGTTCCCCGACGAGACCGACGTCGTCCACGGGGGCTACGACGAGGCGCTCGCCGACCGCCCGATGACGTCGGAGACGGCGGTCGCGGTGGCGACGCGAAGCGGGACGTTCGACCAGCAGGCCGTCGCCGCCGCGCTCGACGGCGGCGCTGGCTACGTCGGCCTCGTCGCCAGCGAGGACAAGGCCGCACACGTCGTCGACTCGCTCCGCGAGGACGGCTACTCGCGTCGGGATCTCGTCCGCGTTCGCTCGCCCGTCGGCCTCGACCTCGGCGGCGGCGGCCCCGCGGACGTCGCGCTCTCGATCCTCGCCGAGATGCATCGCGATCGCCACGGGGCGAGCGGCGAGCGCGCGACCCGCCTGACTCTCGAGGACCTCGTCGTCGTCCGGGGCGGCGGCGACCTCGGGAGCGGCGTGGTCTATCGCCTCCACCGGGCGGGGTTCCCGGTCGTCGTGACCGAGACGGCCCGGCCGACCGTCGTCCGCCGCGCGGTCGCGTTCGCGAGCGCGATGTACGAGGAAGCAGTCACCGTCCAGGGAGTGACGGCGCGTCGCGTCGCCGACGTGGACGAGGCGATCGCCGTCCTCGCCGACGACGAGGTGCCCGTCCTCGACGATCCGAACGCCGCCGTCGTCGACGATCACGACCCCCTGGCCGTCGTCGACGCGATCATGGCGAAGGGGAAGACCGACACCGGGACCCGGCGGGACCTCGCGGACGTCGTCGTCGGCCTCGGCCCCGGATTCGAGGCCGGCGAGAACGTGGACGCGGTCGTCGAAACCGATCGGGGCCACGAACTCGGTCACGTTATCTACGACGGGAAACCCAGTCCGTACGACGGCGAACCCGGCGAGCGGCGGGGGTACACCCACGAACGCGTTCTCCGTGCGCCGAGCGCGGGCACCTGGTCGCCAGCCGTCGAGATCGGGGCACGCGTCGAGGCCGAGTCGATCGTCGGGTACGTCGACGACGACCCCGTGGTCACGGAGATCGACGGGCTCGTCCGGGGCCTCGTCCACGACGGCGTCTCCGTCTCCGCCGACGCGAAACTCGGCGACGTCGACCCCCGCGAAGACGTCGATCACACGAAAATCTCGGACAAGGCGCTCTGTCTCGGCGGCGGCGTTCTCGAGGCGGTGCTCAACCGCTCGTGAGCGTCCCCCGAATCGCATTGCCCCGCTCGTGAGCGTTCCCGCATCGACTCGATCGTCTCGCGACCGTTACTCGCGGATCGACTCGATCGTGGGATCGACGAGCGCCGCGCCGGAGCCGTCGGTGACGCGGCCGACCTCGCGATGGAAGACTCCGGCAGTCGAGAGGGCGTCCTCGAACGCCTCGGTCCGCGAGTCCGGGACCGACAGCAACAGGCCGCCGCTCGTCTCCGCGCTCTCTCCGTCCTCGAGTCCGTAGCCGAAGAGCCGCGAGAGTTCGAGCGTCCCGTCGATGACGGGCAGGTGCGTGAGTTCGACGCCGACGTCGGCGTTCTCGGCGAGGACGCGGGCCTGTCCGAGGAGGCCGAAGCCCGTGACGTCGGTCGCGGCCGTCGCGTACTCGCGGGCCGCGAGCATGGCGTCCCTGTTCGGGGTCGTCATCCAGCCGAGCGCCTCGTCGGCGACGTGCTGGACTGGTCGGGGCGTCGCGTCGGCGATCGTCTCGGCGAACTCCCCGTCCCGTACTCGACGGGCGCCCATCGCCGCCTGGGTCCCGAGCGGTTTGGTCAGGTAGAGGCGCTCGGCGGGCGACGCGTCGCTCGTCCGGAGCAGGTGATCCGGCGACGCGGTCGCGGTAACGGACCCGCCGGCGATCGGCCACGGGTTCATGATCGTGTGTCCGCCCCCGACGACGCCGCCCACGTCGTCCACCGCGTCGACGATCCCCTCCAGGATCTCCGTGGCCGCGTCCGTCACCGCTCGCGGGAGGCCGAGCACGACCAGGAACGTCAGGTCGTCGGCGGCACCGGTCGCGAAGGCGTCGCTGGCGGCGTTGCACGCGGCGACGCGGCCGAACGCGTACGGGTCGTCCACGATCGGCGTGAAGAAATCGATCGTCGTCACGAGACTGCGATCGTCCGCGATCCGGCGGGCGCTCGCGTCCTCGCCGACGCCGAACTGCAGGTCCGCCTGCGGGGCCGACAGGCCGACGTCCGCGAGCAACGAGTCGAGGTCGTCCTGCCCGACCTTGCACGAGCAGCCGTGCAGTTCCGCGTACTCGGTCAGGGCCGGCGAGCGATCGGCCGCCTCGTCGGTCATGGGTCCCCCTCGATCGGGTCGTCCGCGGTCGGCCGGATCAGCAACTCGAAGCCGCCCTCGGCGTCGTCGGGTGCCGGCCGATCTTCGACCTCGTAGCCGTGTTTCGTACACGTTCGACGGAGGTTGTGCTCGGCCGGCGGATAGTCGCCGCGAACGAGCAGTTCGTCGCCTGCCTCGAGGTCGCCGAGCCGTCGTCGGACGATGAGCGCGGGACGCGGACACACTTCTCCGGTGACGTCCACTCGTTCCATGCGATACTCTACCGAAGCCGTCCGAATAATTGTGTCGCCGCCGTCGGGTCGTTCGCCCATCACCTCGGGTCGCGCGTCCACGCCGGGTCGGGACGAGCACTTCGGGTCGCGCGTCCACGCCGGGTCGGGACGAGCACTTCGGGTCGCGCGTCCACGCCGGGTCGGGGCGTCCGCGCTCGCCGAAACGCTCATGCTGTCAGCCGGACAGGTGCAGGTATGAACCTCGCCGACGCGCTCGGACTCGGGGACGAGGAACTCGTCTCGTTCGTCGGTGCCGGCGGCAAGAAGACCGCCATGGAACGACTGGTCACGGAGGCGGACGATCGCGAACTCGCGGCGGCCTACACCACGTCGACGCACATGCCGCCACCGGCGGCCCTTCCGCTCGTGCTCGCCGATCCCGATCGCGTTCGGGCCGTTCTGGACGAGGAGACCGCGCCGATCGCGCTGGCGAGCGATCGGATCGCCGATCCGGACCGCGTCGACGAGAAAGTTCGCGGCTACGACCCCGCCGTCCTGAGTTCGCTGTTTCGAGAGGGGGCCGTCGACTGGCTCCTCCTCAAGGCCGACGGAGCCAGAATGCGCGAATTCAAGGCTCCAGGGCCGGACGAACCGCCGATCCCCGAGTCGAGCACTTTCGTCGTCCCGGTCACGTCCGTCCGGGCCGTCGGTCGCCCCCTCACGGCCGACGTCGTTCACCGCGTCGATCGGGTCGAACGCCTGTCGGGGCTCACCGAGGGGGACCCGCTCACGCCGGACGCCGTCGGGCGGGTCCTCGCACACCCTCGCGGCGGACTGAAGCGCGTTCCCGACGACGCGACGGTCGTCCCGCTCGTCAACAAGGCCGACGACGAGAGACTCGAACGACGCGCGAAAGCCGTCCTCTCGGCGGCGCTCGAGCACACCTCGCGGTTCGACCGGGGCCTCGTCTGCTCGTTCGAATCGAACCGGCTCACGATCGTCTCGTGATGGAACTCGACCCGCCCCGTCGTCACGTCAGGAAGCCGGATTCGAACCCATCCCGGTCAGGATCGCGGTCACGCGGCGACTGCTGGCCCGAATCGTCGACCAACATCTTTTATTCCGTCTGCGAGAACTACCGACATGGATAAGCTGGAACGGTCGATGCACGAGGCGCCGATAATCGAGAAGGGCGACTACGAGTATCTCGTGCATCCGATCAGCAACTGCGTCCCGAAACTCGACCCAGCGCTGCTCCGGGAAGTCGCGTCGCGCATCGTCACGACGGCCGACCTCCAGGACGTGGACAAGATCGTCACCCCCGCGGCGATGGGTATTCACATCTCCACTGCCGTCTCCCTGCTCACCGACATCCCACTCGTCGTCATCCGCAAACGAGAGTACGGGTTGGACGGCGAGGTCTCGCTGACACAGCAGACCGGCTACGCCGAGAGCGACATGTACATCAACGACGTCGAAGCGGGCGATTCCGTACTCCTGCTCGACGACATGCTCAGCACCGGCGGAACGCTCCGGGCGATTACG
Encoded here:
- a CDS encoding (2Fe-2S)-binding protein, whose product is MQFSLTVNGDPTSIDAAPEEDLATVLRREGYTGVKCGCDGGVCGASKVLIDGEARMACGTTVGDVDGATIVTIEGLGTQDDLHPIQQAFVDHFAVQCGFCIPGMIVQTKALLEETPDPSEAEARAAIDDNLCRCTGYQKPVEAILDAAERVNGDGAVATDGGTSPASTARGTTEDGGESHE
- a CDS encoding Rid family detoxifying hydrolase, which translates into the protein MKRVISTDDAPAAVGAYSQATTTGDVTFTAGQIPMTADGELLDDESIAVQTEQALGNVEAVLAEEGLEMSDVLKVTVFLDDIETFDEMNETYAEFFDAEPPARSAVEVANLPKGVGVEIEAIASND
- a CDS encoding NCS2 family permease; this translates as MAYMSDSTGTQSWLGEYFGFEEHGTDLRTELIAGATTFLTMSYIIIVNPAILSEAIRIEGYSQQEVFQMIAIATILASAVAILVMAFYANRPFGLAPGMGLNAYFAFTVVILLGIPWQTALAAVFVEGVIFMALTYFGARRYVIELFPAPVKFAVGAGIGLFLLLLGLIEMNVIVQYEATLVQLNDVATDPVALVALAGLAFTFILYARDITGAIIIGIVTTAIAGWGLTLGGVVDRGVLAPAQLASPQYDITPLAGAFLDGFGQIEPATFVLVVFTFFFVDFFDTAGTLIGVSQFGGFLDEDGDLPEMEKPLMADAVGTTFGAMVGTSTVTTFIESSTGIEEGGRTGMTALTVGGLFLLSLVAVPLIAAIPQYASYLALVVVGIIMLQGVTDIDWENPAWLISGGLTITVMPLTASIANGLAAGIISYPVIKTTMGETGDVRPGQWVLAAAFVLYYYVSAGGVISGT
- a CDS encoding uracil-xanthine permease family protein, which encodes MSSNDGSIELAYELEEKPPTLKAIFLGLQHVSAMFVPTIAVAIIVAGAIGVGAADTTYLIQMVLIFSGLATLLQVFPIGPVGARLPIVMGSSFAFVGAAISIGGQYGLDAVFGAIVIAALVEILIGWQYKRVKQLFPPLVTGLIVMIIGLYLIPVGMDYVAGGAEAPDYGAPYHLGLAGLVLAITVGMNLFMEGIWRILSILIGIVVGYVAAVAIGIVDFTAVAEASWFALPIPGRFGFAFEPIAILTFTAIHITAAIESIGDMSGITAAEGRNPDDSEIRGGLFVDGIGSSIGAIFGAFPLTTFSQNVGIINFTGVMSRYVVGVGGVVLLLLGFIPKVSAVVATIPDSVLGGAVLVMFGMVMASGLRLIFLNERMNRRNMVIIAVSIGLGLGVEVRPEIFEAMPEGVDIFFGNAVIMTAFAAVLLNSLVPRPDGDYEMGLEEPVDGDDPSPADPTVVQED
- the ade gene encoding adenine deaminase; translated protein: MTRVDTLVRGTLVNVNTATLEDRAIAIDDGEVVALEERPADRELEAEYVAPGLIDAHKHVESSMVTVPQYGDAMVPRGVTSVVHDPHEIANVLGAAGVRAVFEDATKTPLKVRFSVPSSVPASSLQDGGATLDADDVVALLDHEHVVALGEVMDLPALVSGETDLHAKIRAARERGLTVDGHLPRVTGSDLQEAARYLDTDHESITEAEAREKVDLGFRVYLREGSSSKNLADLVGLVDEVPTRRLSLCSDDRDVVDLVENGGVDFAVRKAIDLGVDPVEAVQMATLNTAEAYDLPFGRIEPGAPADLVLLDDLETWAVEHVLVDGNLDPTRTDRDPPSTALSTGTVDFDPITGRDLALEAPDSSTERADVRVIDLTGGIQTGRAEASLPIVDGAIEPRPDDDVLSIAVVERHGRDGGIGRGFVRGLGLERGAIGSTVAHDAHNCVVAGTSVDAMAQVANHLRDVDGGIAVSDPDRDGEGIAAVPLPVAGLMSDRPLTVVCDQFETVIDRTEDLGLDRHGLMTLSFLALEVIPEYRLTNRGLVDVERWEHVDVVIE
- a CDS encoding DsrE/DsrF/TusD sulfur relay family protein, producing MIHVGFLLTGGPFDSERWRTAYELGRAALDAGHAVTYFHYLDGAYVPVADQHLPDCSDAGLYDQMPTEKFQELIADGAEVICCGLCVNARGIDAETDYPDGVEVGLLPDLADTIGEADRVISL
- a CDS encoding DsrE family protein, yielding MKRDVVVMLTRAPYGRVHVPEGLRAARGVAAGFDRHDVSVVFTQDGVYAAREAIDRDALNMAGHLADLDAEDGDLFVDAASMRKRDVTGDEIAPDVSVRSGEEVASMIERADHTLDF
- the yqeB gene encoding selenium-dependent molybdenum cofactor biosynthesis protein YqeB; its protein translation is MTLFDRLDDLVERGRPAAMLTIVDKDGSAPRDVGAKMLVTADDEYGTIGGGTVEGLAVDEAREVLRGDAEPGVRTYELRPGGNTGMVCGGSMDVFVDRIRGRSRLYVAGGGHIAVELAAMGERLGYDVTVVDDREGYADPERFPDETDVVHGGYDEALADRPMTSETAVAVATRSGTFDQQAVAAALDGGAGYVGLVASEDKAAHVVDSLREDGYSRRDLVRVRSPVGLDLGGGGPADVALSILAEMHRDRHGASGERATRLTLEDLVVVRGGGDLGSGVVYRLHRAGFPVVVTETARPTVVRRAVAFASAMYEEAVTVQGVTARRVADVDEAIAVLADDEVPVLDDPNAAVVDDHDPLAVVDAIMAKGKTDTGTRRDLADVVVGLGPGFEAGENVDAVVETDRGHELGHVIYDGKPSPYDGEPGERRGYTHERVLRAPSAGTWSPAVEIGARVEAESIVGYVDDDPVVTEIDGLVRGLVHDGVSVSADAKLGDVDPREDVDHTKISDKALCLGGGVLEAVLNRS
- the selD gene encoding selenide, water dikinase SelD — translated: MTDEAADRSPALTEYAELHGCSCKVGQDDLDSLLADVGLSAPQADLQFGVGEDASARRIADDRSLVTTIDFFTPIVDDPYAFGRVAACNAASDAFATGAADDLTFLVVLGLPRAVTDAATEILEGIVDAVDDVGGVVGGGHTIMNPWPIAGGSVTATASPDHLLRTSDASPAERLYLTKPLGTQAAMGARRVRDGEFAETIADATPRPVQHVADEALGWMTTPNRDAMLAAREYATAATDVTGFGLLGQARVLAENADVGVELTHLPVIDGTLELSRLFGYGLEDGESAETSGGLLLSVPDSRTEAFEDALSTAGVFHREVGRVTDGSGAALVDPTIESIRE
- a CDS encoding sulfurtransferase TusA family protein, which translates into the protein MERVDVTGEVCPRPALIVRRRLGDLEAGDELLVRGDYPPAEHNLRRTCTKHGYEVEDRPAPDDAEGGFELLIRPTADDPIEGDP
- the yqeC gene encoding selenium cofactor biosynthesis protein YqeC yields the protein MNLADALGLGDEELVSFVGAGGKKTAMERLVTEADDRELAAAYTTSTHMPPPAALPLVLADPDRVRAVLDEETAPIALASDRIADPDRVDEKVRGYDPAVLSSLFREGAVDWLLLKADGARMREFKAPGPDEPPIPESSTFVVPVTSVRAVGRPLTADVVHRVDRVERLSGLTEGDPLTPDAVGRVLAHPRGGLKRVPDDATVVPLVNKADDERLERRAKAVLSAALEHTSRFDRGLVCSFESNRLTIVS
- the hpt gene encoding hypoxanthine/guanine phosphoribosyltransferase, producing MDKLERSMHEAPIIEKGDYEYLVHPISNCVPKLDPALLREVASRIVTTADLQDVDKIVTPAAMGIHISTAVSLLTDIPLVVIRKREYGLDGEVSLTQQTGYAESDMYINDVEAGDSVLLLDDMLSTGGTLRAITDALDAIGADIVDVVVVMRKVGGEDALEGIDHDVTSILDITVEDGVVTIVDDSVPAPRGDPERTE